One part of the Plasmodium yoelii strain 17X genome assembly, chromosome: 13 genome encodes these proteins:
- a CDS encoding tRNA intron endonuclease, putative yields the protein MTNRIAKREIVYSDLNNHFVVINDVKYGSDFVLYKESVDHEHAFALVFVKDESSILTDKEKIIISRICESVKKRGIIAYVDYHTKTVKYEELIRKKNNNTKRITNIYAL from the exons atgaCTAATAGAATTGCAAAAAGAGAAATTGTATATAGCGATTTAAATAACCATTTTGTTGTAATAAATGACGTAAAATATGGATCCgattttgtattatataaag AGAGTGTGGACCACGAACATGCCTTTGCTCTCGTTTTTGTAAAAGACGAATCTTCAATTTTAACTGATAAggaaaaaattatcatttcTAGAATATGTGAAAGCGTTAAGAAGAGG GGAATAATTGCATATGTAGATTATCACACCAAGACAGTTAAATATGAGGAATTAAtcaggaaaaaaaataataacaccAAACGAATAACGAATATATATGCCTTAtag
- a CDS encoding SNF1-related serine/threonine protein kinase KIN, putative → MINIGNTIKKTHLPKKEKKRVSEILINKNKIENNIFCRNNKLEKDHLEIKNKNKNIEYHFQPVKTNKTYSINKNVISNKINNEDLYIKKEPHATFHMNTDIREKDINNILMHSNVTTTNFNNDPITSTSQKCASKKRICKHIPINKKLNSNKEKFKSYPNNEQDDLGNFPQLLRKFEKIKRKSQIEHSNVHKNVGKSKKNEIYKTNNNYESLQNNPNRKIFQNCRNHYIGGIFNKIEKLKRDNYPIMAPSNFKNNKLAQNMRSNSNKYFKHELNNKNKLTKNHSLKYEYTKKWNNEENKNNDNVQGDEFEKEENNCSNKDGYSRYKKKKKKKNEKYDQKLTLSNIILKKKWINSDTIERIISKNSQPDELVKKNSNENIPKNDTPIVEVSQWKVFPDVISQLDAPIIEPSNFEVPLHRPTKCATSSNFSYKLSEKFSETLSTRLEWDENEILKNGETKKTKSELDGVEEHDYTIRNTSITSAYKQYKIIIIKSNNIEVGNYIIIKNIGKGTFGKVCLGMHTYTYEIVAIKILNKKKLLRIISYDKILREIKIHKKIDHNHICRFYEVHENKNNIYMILEYLGNGDLLTYICKNSNINENIGKRILYQLISAIEYLHKINIVHRDLKPENILLDHNNNIKLIDFGLSTIYSKNNFLQTSCGSPFYTPPEILLGKKYNPELTDVWSLGIILFLLLNKKLPFNHNDINKLFQQIIKGLMQFEPHVSINAKNLIQNMLNVNCKNRYNLNQIKNHIWFSNYNAKKDVYLNCHQVCNLMDCNTCIYIHIIKSSKYYNNFLINRVNKIYNLDKTMILKELKNKEQNCIKTTYYLLLNKMVKILSKTNYLYSHYIFIKKETDSEILISNDDARSITLKDNHEPSNFKPFNNFDNLGTFNFLDLSKIQNHALKEYHTNLMKNRNNGISGDIEQINTHNLLLLQPKEKYNIFQINKTQVPTNCYHYKQTKCRLIKNQRKDLLFSDKRVSINNPKKCIINPDKVLKENIDKKKINKI, encoded by the coding sequence atgataaatattgGTAATACTATTAAAAAGACCCATTTGCctaagaaagaaaaaaaacgtGTCTCTgaaattttgataaataaaaataaaatagaaaataatattttttgtaggAACAATAAACTTGAAAAAGACCACCTAgaaataaagaataaaaataaaaatatagaatatcATTTTCAACCTGTAAAAactaataaaacatatagtattaataaaaatgttataagcaataaaataaacaatgaagatttgtatataaaaaaagaaccCCATGCAACCTTTCACATGAATACTGACATAAGagaaaaagatataaataatatattaatgcatTCTAATGTTACTACAACAAATTTTAACAATGACCCTATTACTAGTACATCCCAAAAATGCGCGtctaaaaaaagaatatgtAAACACATtcctataaataaaaaattaaattccaataaagaaaaattcaAATCATATCCAAATAATGAACAAGATGATCTTGGAAACTTTCCCCAATTATTAagaaaatttgaaaaaataaaaagaaaatccCAAATTGAACATAGTAATGTGCATAAAAATGTAggaaaaagtaaaaaaaatgaaatttataAGACCAACAACAATTATGAAAGCTTACAAAATAATCCTAATAGgaaaatttttcaaaattgtaGAAACCATTATATAGGAggcatttttaataaaatcgaaaaattaaaaagggATAACTATCCTATTATGGCACCatcaaattttaaaaataacaaactTGCTCAAAATATGAGAAGTAACTCGAACAAATATTTTAAGCATGAattaaacaataaaaataaattaaccAAAAATCATTCattaaaatatgaatataccAAGAAATggaataatgaagaaaataaaaataatgataatgtaCAAGGGGATGAAtttgaaaaagaagaaaacaATTGTTCTAATAAAGATGGTTATTCaagatataaaaagaaaaaaaaaaagaaaaatgaaaaatatgatcaAAAGTTAACACTAAGCaatataatattgaaaaaaaaatggattaATTCAGATACTATTGAAAGAATTATATCCAAAAATAGCCAACCTGATGAattggtaaaaaaaaattcaaacgAAAATATTCCAAAAAATGATACTCCAATAGTCGAAGTTTCACAATGGAAAGTATTTCCTGACGTTATATCCCAATTGGATGCACCTATCATAGAACCATCTAATTTTGAAGTACCATTACACAGACCAACAAAATGTGCTACTTCTTCCAACTTCTCATACAAGTTATCAGAAAAATTTTCAGAGACACTTTCAACAAGATTAGAATGggatgaaaatgaaattttgaaaaatggGGAAACTAAGAAAACAAAAAGCGAATTAGACGGGGTTGAAGAACATGATTATACAATTCGAAATACCTCGATCACGTCTGCgtataaacaatataaaataataatcataaaaaGCAATAACATAGAAGTAGGGAActacataataataaaaaatatagggAAAGGTACGTTTGGAAAGGTGTGTCTAGGaatgcatacatatacatatgaaatagttgcaataaaaatattaaataagaaaaaattattacgTATAATTAgttatgataaaatattaagggaaataaaaatccataaaaaaatagatcaTAATCATATATGTCGTTTTTATGAAGtacatgaaaataaaaataatatatatatgatattaGAATATTTAGGAAATGGAGATTTATtgacatatatatgtaaaaatagtaatataaatgaaaacatTGGGAAAAGGATATTATACCAATTAATAAGTGCTATAgaatatttacataaaataaatatagtacATAGAGATTTAAAAccagaaaatatattactggatcataataataatattaaattaattgaTTTTGGTTTATCAACAatatatagtaaaaataattttttacaaacATCATGTGGATCCCCTTTTTATACACCTCCAGAAATACTATTAGGAAAGAAATACAATCCTGAATTAACAGATGTCTGGTCTTTAGGTATAatcctttttttattactcaATAAAAAATTGCCATTTAAtcataatgatataaataaattatttcaacaaattataaaaggGTTAATGCAATTCGAACCCCATGTATCCATAAACGCAAAAAATCTTATTCAAAATATGCTCAATgtaaattgtaaaaatagatataatttaaatcaaatcAAAAATCATATATGGTTTTCTAACTATAATGCTAAAAAGGATGTATACTTAAATTGTCATCAAGTATGTAATTTAATGGATTGTAATActtgcatatatatacatataattaaaagcagtaaatattataacaactttttaattaatagagtaaataaaatatacaactTAGATAAAACTATGATattaaaagaattaaaaaataaagaacaaaattgtattaaaaCAACATATTATCTTTTGTTGAACAAAATGGTTAAAATCTTATCAAAAACTAATTACTTATATtcacattatatttttataaaaaaagagacAGATTCAGAAATCTTAATTTCTAATGATGATGCTCGATCTATTACTTTAAAGGATAATCATGAACCCTCTAATTTTAAaccatttaataattttgataatttagGAACTTTCAATTTTTTAGATCTTTCAAAAATTCAAAACCATGCATTAAAAGAATATCATACTAATCTAATGAAAAATCGAAACAATGGAATTAGTGGAGATATAGAACAAATTAATACACACaatttattactattacaACCAAAagaaaagtataatatatttcaaataaataaaacacaaGTACCAACAAATTGTTACCATTATAAACAAACCAAATGTAGATTAATTAAAAATCAAAGAAAAGACTTGTTATTTTCTGACAAACGTGTTAGTATCAACAATcctaaaaaatgtattattaacCCTGATAAAGTGCTTAAAgaaaatatcgataaaaaaaaaattaacaaaatatag
- a CDS encoding mitochondrial ribosomal protein S11 precursor, putative → MLSSMIQFNKKIFLRNELFKTFIIQKENVIKGKCFMNLKTNNDRYRNFTTLSEEAVNAITNLKEVVKKQDKKKKNITRETLKNCQGHKRRYKLFGNREEFHNIDRDKNNLIIEPTDSFRAVITTSKNNVHIQVLNKSKNYKTIFNSFAGNVGFTKTLQQSERCAYRIGENIAKKCKRLGIFSIDIKFRRIMRVETVLQAMYANNLNITEIIHEPRLPKCGLNASKPRKRRRV, encoded by the coding sequence ATGCTTAGCTCTATGATACAATTTaataagaaaatatttttgagaAATGAACTTTTCAAAACttttataatacaaaaagaaaatgtaataaaaggaaaatgttttatgaatttaaaaacaaataatgatAGATATAGAAATTTTACAACCTTGTCAGAAGAAGCAGTAAATGCTATTACAAATTTGAAGGAAGTTGTAAAAAAacaagataaaaaaaaaaaaaatataacaagaGAAACCCTTAAAAATTGTCAAGGGCATAAAAGAAGATATAAGCTATTTGGTAATAGAGAAGAATTTCATAATATAGATagagataaaaataatttaataatagaGCCAACTGATTCATTTCGAGCTGTTATTACGACTTCTAAAAACAATGTGCATATACAAGttttaaataaaagtaaaaattataaaacaatatttaattcTTTTGCTGGAAATGTTGGATTTACTAAAACTTTACAACAAAGTGAAAGATGTGCATATAGGATAGGAGAGAACATTGCTAAAAAGTGCAAAAGACTTGGAATCTTTTCGATTGATATTAAATTTAGAAGAATCATGAGAGTTGAAACAGTTTTACAAGCTATGTATGCAAACAACCTAAACATAACAGAAATAATTCATGAACCCCGATTACCTAAATGTGGATTAAATGCATCAAAACCTCGAAAGAGACGACGTGTCTAA
- a CDS encoding 6-phosphogluconate dehydrogenase: protein MTDGCDIGLIGLAVMGQNLSMNIASNGFKIGVYNRTYERTTETLKRAKEENLVIYGYKTLEELINNLKKPRKIILLIKAGPAVDENINNILKYYEKGDIIIDGGNEWYLNSEKRIKICAEKNVEYLAMGVSGGEAGARYGCSFMPGGSKYAYDQVEEILKKCSAKVNTSPCVTYIGPGSSGNYVKMVHNGIEYGDMQLISESYFIMKHILKYDNKKLAEVFKKWNEGILNSYLIEITSKILDKKDNLTDNYLVDVILDIAGAKGTGKWTMLESIERGIPCPTICAALDARNLSAYKELRINANNNFSNEIKINNTNEDLTNFENDLLNALYCCKIISYTQGLFLLKQVSKEMNWNLNLGEISRIWRGGCIIRAIFLDRITNAYKNNNALELLFMDKEFSEEMKNKLPSLRRVVDISVQCSIPIPAFSASLAYFQMISSQNLPLNLVQAQRDFFGSHTYKRTDRDGDYHTQWE from the coding sequence ATGACAGATGGTTGCGACATTGGTCTCATTGGACTTGCTGTTATGGGTCAAAACCTCAGCATGAACATCGCTAGTAACGGATTTAAAATAGGAGTATACAATAGAACTTATGAAAGAACAACTGAAACCTTAAAGAGAGCCAAGGAAGAAAATTTAGTGATTTATGGATATAAAACATTAGAAGagttaataaataatttaaaaaaacctcgaaaaattatattattaataaaagcGGGTCCCGCAgttgatgaaaatataaataatatattaaaatattatgaaaaaggtgatataataatagatggAGGTAATGAATGGTATTTAAATTCagaaaaaagaataaaaatatgtgctgaaaaaaatgtagaatATTTAGCTATGGGAGTTAGTGGTGGTGAAGCAGGGGCACGATATGGTTGCTCTTTTATGCCTGGAGGAtcaaaatatgcatatgaCCAGGTAgaagaaatattaaaaaaatgttctGCTAAAGTTAATACATCACCATGTGTTACATATATAGGCCCGGGATCATCTGGAAATTATGTTAAGATGGTACACAATGGTATAGAATATGGTGATATGCAATTAATATCAGAaagttattttattatgaaacatatattaaaatatgataataaaaagttAGCAGaagtatttaaaaaatggaatgAAGGTATATTAAATTCTTATTTAATTGAAATAACATCAAAAATATTAGATAAAAAAGATAACTTAACAGATAATTATTTAGTAGATGTTATATTGGATATAGCGGGTGCTAAAGGAACAGGAAAATGGACTATGCTCGAATCTATTGAAAGAGGCATCCCTTGCCCAACTATTTGTGCTGCCTTAGATGCCCGTAATTTAAGTGCTTACAAAGAATTAAGAATAAAcgcaaataataatttttctaatgaaataaaaattaataatactaATGAAGATCTaacaaattttgaaaatgatCTATTAAATGCTTTGTATTGTTGTAAAATTATTTCATATACACAaggattatttttattaaaacaagTCTCAAAAGAAATGAATTGGAATTTAAATTTAGGAGAAATATCAAGAATATGGAGAGGTGGATGTATTATAAGAGCTATTTTTCTAGATCGTATAACTAatgcatataaaaataataatgcttTAGAATTATTGTTTATGGACAAAGAATTTTCCGAAGAAATGAAAAACAAATTACCATCCTTAAGAAGAGTTGTAGACATATCTGTACAATGTTCTATTCCTATTCCTGCATTTTCAGCAAGTTTAGCCTATTTTCAAATGATATCATCACAAAATTTACCCCTTAATTTGGTCCAAGCACAAAGAGATTTTTTTGGATCACACACATATAAGAGAACTGACAGAGATGGTGATTATCATACTCAATGGGAATAA
- a CDS encoding protein phosphatase PPM3, putative, whose translation MNKTKLISAKEVSEVVSWYTHACAGSMQGRRSTDEDATVILASLKNFESCRMCTIFDGHVGKDTALFCARNAANFIGNCKSLDIDNITKACIQMDKEILQSSFSHSGSTAIIAIIEKIDGSDMFKLYICNLGDSRAMLIKNDGSFISLSEDHKPYNVKERERIDKTGGFVANGRVLGYIGVSRSFGDKNYKKNLIFPENTHETMMTCVPDIRIYYGNVGDILFLGCDGVFEMLSWSDVAKFSYESVNKYALSDAVINILDYALLSGSKDNITIQIVKFFNDKKDIFYFREKIIPGIYIPNEHISKYEFYENFLNKYHIKNKCIINTLMANCSEVNQKYCYIGPYLKKIRENKSTHIILNRRYKKNIKNLTIPILHEDFIRNNVFNKMDQIGFYRMRDFFREYDKNQKMISY comes from the exons atGAATAAGACCAAATTGATAAGCGCAAAAGAAGTTTCTGAAGTCGTTAGCTGGTATACTCATGCTTGTGCTGGAAGTATGCAAGGACGTCGATCCACCGATGAGgat GCAACAGTCATATTAGCGTCTCTCAAAAATTTCGAATCATGCAG GATGTGCACTATATTTGATGG gCATGTAGGAAAAGACACAGCTTTATTTTGCGCTCGGAATGCGGCCAATTTTATAG GAAACTGTAAATCTTTAGACATAGATAACATAACAAAAGCTTGCATCCAAATGGATAAAGAAATTTTAC AGAGTAGCTTTTCCCACAGTGGATCAACAG caatAATTGCGATCATCGAAAAAATTGATGGCAGCGACATgtttaaactttatatttgtaatttAG GAGATTCTAGAgcaatgttaataaaaaatgatggatcatttatttctttaagTGAAGATCATAAACCTTATAATGTAAAAGAAAGGGAAAGAATAGATAAAACTGGTGGGTTTGTCGCGAATGGAAGGGTACTTGGGTATATTGGTGTTTCAAGATCATTTGGAGATAAA aattataaaaaaaatttaattttccCAGAGAATACTCATGAAACTATGATGACCTGTGTGCCTGATATAAGAATATATTATGGAAATGTAGgtgatatattatttttaggTTGTGATGGTGTATTTGAAATGCTGTCATGGAGTGATGTAGCGAAATTCAGTTATGAAAgtgtaaataaatatgcattaaGTGACGCagtaattaatattttagaCTATGCGTTATTATCTGGGTCAAAAGATAATATAACAATTCAAAttgttaaattttttaatgataaaaaggatattttttattttagagAAAAAATTATTCCCGGTATATATATACCTAATGAACATATTTCGAAATAtgaattttatgaaaattttttgaataaatatCATATAAAGAATAAGTGCATTATTAACACATTAATGGCTAATTGTAGCGAAGTTAATCAAAAGTATTGTTATATTGGgccatatttaaaaaaaatacgagAAAACAAAAGCACACACATTATATTAAAcagaagatataaaaaaaacataaaaaatttaactaTACCTATTCTACATGAAGATTTTATTCGAAATAAcgtttttaataaaatggatCAAATTGGTTTTTATAGAATGAGAGATTTCTTTAGAGAATATGACAAAAACCAAAAGATGATCagttattga
- a CDS encoding protein tyrosine phosphatase, putative, which translates to MIQILPCLYMGKLNDIKALDLKKNNIKALVVCCTYLEYPQDKIPKGYDGLRINLEDMGLEQISQYFDESNNFIHSFVTQNKPVFVTCSHGISRSPTIVLAYLIGKQNYFLNEAFNFLMNKKNICPNVGFAEQLCNYEESIKNKITFCSKKYADWYVSDMCYNNVIIDFSPE; encoded by the exons ATGATACAAATATTGCCATGTTTATACATGGGTAAATTGAATGACATAAAGGCTTTAgatcttaaaaaaaataacataaaagCATTAGTTGTTTGTTGTACATATTTAGAATACCCACAAGATAAAATTCCCAAAGGATATGACGGTTTGCGAATTAATCTCGAAGATATGGGATTAGAACAAATATCTCAATATTTTGATGAATCCAACAATTTTATTCATTCTTTTGTTACCCAAAATAAACCAGTCTTCGTTACATGCAG TCATGGAATAAGTAGATCACCAACAATAGTATTAGCATATTTGATAGGAAAACAG aactattttttaaatgaagcttttaattttttaatgaacAAAAAGAATATATGCCCAAATGTTGGATTTGCCGAACAACTGTGTAATTACGAAGaaagtattaaaaataaaatcaccTTTTgctcaaaaaaatatgcagaTTGGTATGTTTCTGATATGTGCtataataatgttataataGATTTTAGCCCTGAATAG
- a CDS encoding methyltransferase, putative has protein sequence MAVYGNISYWNERYTKEEEQFDWHQKWYGVKHIFDELNIQNNAKILNIGCGTSKFSEEMLDSGYTDITNIDASSVCINKMKEIYKDKPNLKYLQMNVCDMKLFKNGEFDLIIDKACLDSIVCSEDSLKNVEEMLCETSRVLKSEGVFIIISHAQPSYRLGYLQKQDYKWNVTVKTVKRPMLGIVAPPIDDSLHYVYICTKGNVQT, from the exons ATGGCAgta TATGGTAATATATCCTATTGGAATGAGCGATACACAAA GGAAGAAGAACAATTTGATTGGCATCAAAAATGGTATGGTGTAAAACACATATTTGACGaattaaatattcaaaataatgcaaaaattttgaatattgGATGTGGTACATCAA AATTTAGTGAAGAGATGCTTGATAGTGGCTACACTGATATTACCAACATCGACGCATCCTCTGTAtgcataaataaaatgaaagaGATATACAAGGACAAACCCAATTTAAAAT ATCTCCAAATGAATGTCTGTGATATGAAATTGTTTAAAAATGGAGAATTTGACTTGATTATTGATAAAGCGTGTCTTGATTCTATAGTTTGCTCAGAAGattctttaaaaaatgttgaaGAAATGCTATGCGAAACATCAAGGGTTTTAAA ATCTGAAGgcgtttttattattatatctcATGCTCAACCATCTTATCGATTGGGATATTTACAAAAGCAAGATTATAAATGGAATGTTACGGTTAAAACTGTTAAACGACCCATGCTAGGAATAGTAG CCCCCCCTATAGATGACAGTTTACACTACGTTTATATTTGTACAAAAGGGAATGTACAAACGTAA